One window of the Janthinobacterium sp. PAMC25594 genome contains the following:
- a CDS encoding DUF3422 family protein, producing the protein MHLINSSLNHALRVPLAAEIHSRPFLQLDAPELITHLAVYKDDSAAPGASNMAAQHATLAALCTHFGVTPPAAEAKYFYYDFGRFRLKWECHTEFATFTFAEHPGAALPLEQAFERMPLEQLPQQWLAGLKGKLMVAAHVVLQQATEPAEIFMQGLSRVFEGNTLAGSKVLQGGELWTDFTIQSDGFSRFVIRDAGMHSQQSGRLVQRVLEIETYRMMALLGLPYAMQAAPSLNAIENELATLAAAMVDTDDAPGLAKADEGVAEQALLDRITRLAARIEKLSLDNSYRFSASKAYMGLVKARIEELREERIEGIPTVEEFMDRRLTPAMNTCEAMASRQEAMAQRIANTNDLLRTRVGIVQELQNRQILQSMNARAAQQLRLQQAVEGLSVAAISYYVIGLFSYTGKAAKVLGLPVNPEILVGALVPFVAAGVWLGLRRMHHKLHAD; encoded by the coding sequence ATGCACTTGATTAACTCCAGTTTGAACCACGCCTTGCGCGTGCCGCTGGCTGCGGAAATCCACTCGCGGCCATTCTTGCAGCTCGATGCCCCCGAGCTGATCACCCATCTGGCCGTGTACAAGGATGACAGCGCGGCGCCCGGTGCGTCGAATATGGCGGCCCAGCACGCCACCCTGGCGGCCCTGTGCACGCATTTCGGCGTCACGCCGCCCGCCGCCGAAGCCAAGTATTTTTATTACGACTTTGGCCGCTTCCGCCTGAAATGGGAATGCCACACGGAATTTGCCACGTTTACCTTTGCCGAACATCCGGGCGCCGCCTTGCCCCTGGAACAGGCGTTCGAGCGCATGCCCCTGGAACAGTTGCCGCAGCAGTGGCTGGCGGGTTTGAAGGGCAAGCTGATGGTGGCCGCGCACGTGGTGCTGCAGCAGGCGACCGAGCCGGCCGAGATCTTCATGCAGGGCTTGTCGCGCGTGTTCGAGGGCAATACCCTGGCCGGCAGCAAGGTGTTGCAGGGCGGCGAATTGTGGACGGATTTTACGATCCAGTCCGACGGCTTCAGCCGTTTCGTCATCCGCGATGCGGGCATGCACTCGCAGCAGTCGGGCCGTTTGGTGCAGCGCGTGCTGGAAATCGAAACCTACCGCATGATGGCCTTGCTGGGCTTGCCTTACGCCATGCAGGCGGCACCATCGTTGAACGCCATCGAAAACGAACTGGCGACCCTGGCCGCCGCCATGGTCGATACGGATGACGCGCCGGGCCTGGCCAAGGCCGACGAGGGCGTCGCCGAGCAAGCCTTGCTTGACCGCATCACGCGCCTGGCAGCCCGCATTGAAAAGCTGTCACTCGACAATAGCTACCGTTTTTCCGCCTCGAAAGCCTACATGGGCCTCGTCAAGGCGCGCATCGAGGAGTTGCGCGAAGAGCGCATCGAGGGTATTCCCACGGTCGAGGAATTCATGGATCGCCGTTTGACGCCCGCCATGAATACCTGCGAAGCGATGGCCAGCCGCCAGGAAGCGATGGCCCAGCGCATCGCCAACACCAACGACTTGCTGCGCACGCGCGTGGGCATCGTGCAGGAATTGCAAAACCGGCAAATCCTGCAATCGATGAACGCGCGCGCGGCGCAGCAGCTGCGCTTGCAGCAGGCGGTGGAAGGCTTGTCCGTGGCGGCGATCTCGTATTACGTGATCGGCCTGTTCAGCTACACGGGCAAGGCGGCCAAGGTGCTGGGTTTACCCGTGAATCCGGAAATCCTCGTCGGCGCCCTCGTGCCGTTTGTGGCGGCCGGCGTGTGGCTGGGGCTGCGCCGCATGCATCACAAGCTGCACGCGGACTGA
- a CDS encoding CerR family C-terminal domain-containing protein, with translation MTEEIQNESEPARARILQAAADLFADEGYKAASVRRICEAAHVNVAMVNYYFHSKEELHLAAFDHARELARASAADVAAASARAQLPAVEQLRLAIEALVSDMLRSGPASLFSRLVARELIEPTAAIHKLAERNVRPQHALFTGLIRGVVGPAMPIEVVQKCVFSVIGQAVFYARSRIVHELVAPEITYDEAGIASIAQHVSQFSLAALDGMRRQYAEQAGA, from the coding sequence ATGACGGAAGAAATACAAAACGAAAGTGAACCGGCGCGCGCGCGCATCCTGCAGGCGGCGGCGGACCTGTTTGCCGACGAGGGCTACAAGGCCGCGTCCGTGCGCCGCATATGCGAAGCGGCCCACGTCAACGTGGCGATGGTCAATTACTATTTTCATAGCAAGGAAGAGCTGCATCTGGCCGCCTTCGACCATGCGCGCGAATTGGCGCGGGCCTCGGCCGCCGACGTGGCGGCCGCCAGTGCGCGGGCGCAGTTGCCGGCAGTGGAACAGTTGCGCCTGGCCATCGAGGCGCTCGTGTCCGACATGCTGCGCTCGGGGCCGGCATCGCTGTTCAGCCGCCTGGTGGCGCGCGAACTGATCGAGCCGACGGCCGCCATCCACAAGCTGGCCGAACGCAATGTGCGCCCGCAGCACGCCCTGTTCACGGGCTTGATCCGTGGCGTGGTGGGGCCGGCCATGCCGATTGAGGTGGTGCAGAAATGCGTGTTCAGCGTGATTGGCCAGGCCGTGTTCTATGCCCGCTCACGCATCGTGCATGAACTGGTGGCGCCGGAGATCACCTATGACGAGGCGGGCATCGCCAGCATTGCGCAGCATGTGTCGCAATTCTCGCTGGCGGCCCTCGATGGCATGCGCCGCCAATATGCCGAGCAGGCGGGCGCATGA
- a CDS encoding copper chaperone PCu(A)C: protein MTHLKTLLATALTVLSFSAAAQTSVQITDPWVRATVPQQKATGAFMQITAPKAMRLLEVRSPVAGVAEIHEMSMTDNMMRMRQVKEIALPAGKAVELKPGGYHVMLLDLKGQVKAGDKIPLTLVLEGEDKHRETIEVTAVARPLGAASAPMPAMKH from the coding sequence ATGACCCATCTGAAAACCCTGCTGGCCACGGCCCTGACCGTGCTGTCCTTCTCCGCCGCTGCCCAGACTTCCGTGCAGATTACCGACCCGTGGGTGCGCGCCACCGTGCCGCAGCAAAAAGCCACGGGCGCCTTCATGCAGATCACGGCGCCGAAAGCCATGCGCCTGCTGGAAGTGCGCTCGCCCGTGGCGGGCGTGGCGGAAATCCATGAAATGAGCATGACGGACAATATGATGCGCATGCGCCAGGTCAAGGAAATCGCCTTGCCAGCCGGCAAAGCCGTGGAACTGAAGCCGGGCGGCTACCACGTCATGCTGCTGGACCTGAAAGGCCAGGTGAAGGCGGGCGACAAGATCCCGCTGACCCTGGTGCTCGAAGGCGAGGACAAGCACCGTGAAACCATCGAAGTGACCGCCGTGGCCCGTCCGCTGGGCGCCGCCTCGGCCCCGATGCCGGCGATGAAGCACTAA
- a CDS encoding helix-turn-helix domain-containing protein, whose product MALVSDHPLHLLGLRFPLRLRVTVRQGFVTLHNEITTKKLGSGDSFVVPAFLRFACDVMPGRGKPAVFTLALEDDEAEGGHGGGKRWSQALAQHIFDTPQGKWTAARLATLWQVTPHKARARLFAEGEALLSLVREQRLAHALHTAAQAGADGEGGERDLAQVAAGSGFASIPAFCDACVDVAGVRPSLFLRGQAPG is encoded by the coding sequence ATGGCCCTCGTTTCCGATCATCCCTTGCACTTGCTGGGCCTGCGCTTTCCGCTCAGGCTGCGCGTCACCGTGCGCCAGGGTTTTGTCACCTTGCATAATGAAATCACCACCAAGAAACTGGGCAGCGGCGACAGTTTTGTCGTGCCCGCTTTTCTGCGCTTCGCCTGCGACGTGATGCCGGGACGGGGCAAGCCGGCCGTGTTCACGCTGGCGCTGGAAGATGATGAGGCGGAGGGCGGCCACGGCGGCGGCAAGCGCTGGAGTCAGGCGTTGGCGCAGCACATCTTTGATACGCCGCAAGGAAAATGGACGGCGGCCCGGCTGGCGACCCTGTGGCAAGTGACGCCGCACAAGGCGCGCGCGCGCCTGTTTGCCGAGGGCGAAGCATTGCTCAGTCTGGTGCGCGAGCAGCGCCTGGCGCATGCGCTGCACACGGCGGCGCAAGCGGGCGCCGATGGCGAAGGAGGCGAGCGCGACCTGGCGCAAGTGGCGGCCGGCTCCGGCTTTGCCTCGATCCCCGCGTTTTGCGACGCCTGCGTGGACGTGGCCGGCGTGCGCCCCAGCCTGTTCCTGCGTGGCCAGGCGCCCGGATAG
- a CDS encoding acyl-CoA synthetase codes for MTADFNTGLGKNSANYAALTPLDYIARAAAVYGNRLAIAHGAVRQTWQQTYARTRRLASGLIKLGVGTGDTVAVMLPNTPAMVEASFGVPMAGAVLNALNIRLDLAALTFMLRHGHAKVLLADTEFAELARQMAAQIPGLRVIQVNDVLGPEVEAFSDLDYESLLASGDPDYDWQPPADEWDAIALNYTSGTTGDPKGVVYHHRGAALNALSNILEWDMPKHAVYLWTLPMFHCNGWCFPWTIAARAGVNVCLRKFEPKLVFDLMRELRITHYCAAPIVHAALANAPASWREGIDWTVRGMVAGAPPPAAMVAKIEAMGFDLIHSYGLTEVYGPAAICAEQDEWAALSQEERAVLKSRQGVRYHLQSAVAVIDPETMQHVAADGEQIGEIMFRGNICMKGYLKNERATQEAFAGGWFHTGDLGVMYPDGYIKLKDRSKDIIISGGENISSVEVEDALYHHPQVLAAAVIAQPDEKWGETPCAFVELREGASVTEAELIAFCKNNLAGFKVPKAIYFGPLPRTSTGKIQKFELRKRMQSDKAIDV; via the coding sequence ATGACTGCTGATTTCAACACCGGCCTCGGCAAAAACAGCGCCAACTACGCCGCCCTCACCCCGCTCGACTATATCGCCAGGGCAGCGGCAGTATATGGCAATCGACTGGCAATTGCACATGGCGCCGTGCGGCAGACGTGGCAACAAACCTATGCGCGCACGCGCCGCCTCGCCTCCGGCCTGATCAAACTGGGCGTGGGCACGGGCGACACGGTGGCCGTGATGCTGCCGAACACGCCCGCCATGGTGGAAGCGAGTTTTGGCGTGCCCATGGCCGGCGCCGTCCTCAACGCCCTGAATATCCGCCTCGACCTGGCGGCGCTGACCTTCATGCTGCGCCATGGCCACGCGAAAGTCTTGCTGGCCGATACGGAATTTGCCGAGCTGGCGCGCCAGATGGCGGCGCAGATCCCGGGGCTGCGCGTGATCCAGGTCAATGACGTGCTGGGACCGGAAGTGGAGGCTTTTTCCGACCTCGACTACGAAAGCTTGCTGGCCAGCGGTGACCCCGATTACGACTGGCAGCCGCCAGCGGACGAGTGGGACGCCATCGCCCTCAACTACACGTCCGGCACCACGGGCGACCCGAAAGGCGTGGTCTACCACCACCGGGGCGCGGCCCTGAACGCCCTGTCGAACATATTAGAGTGGGACATGCCCAAGCATGCCGTGTATTTATGGACATTACCGATGTTCCACTGCAATGGCTGGTGCTTCCCGTGGACCATCGCCGCGCGCGCCGGCGTCAACGTGTGCCTGCGCAAGTTCGAACCGAAACTGGTGTTCGACCTGATGCGCGAATTGCGCATCACCCACTATTGCGCGGCGCCCATCGTGCATGCGGCGCTAGCCAATGCACCCGCCAGCTGGCGCGAGGGAATCGACTGGACCGTGCGCGGCATGGTAGCCGGCGCGCCGCCGCCGGCCGCCATGGTGGCAAAGATCGAAGCCATGGGCTTTGACTTGATCCACTCGTATGGCTTGACGGAAGTGTACGGCCCCGCCGCCATCTGCGCCGAGCAGGATGAGTGGGCGGCCCTGAGCCAGGAAGAGCGCGCCGTATTGAAGTCGCGCCAGGGCGTGCGCTACCATTTGCAAAGCGCCGTCGCCGTGATCGACCCGGAAACCATGCAGCACGTGGCGGCCGATGGCGAACAGATCGGCGAGATCATGTTCCGCGGCAATATCTGCATGAAGGGTTACCTGAAGAATGAAAGGGCGACGCAGGAAGCCTTCGCCGGTGGCTGGTTCCACACGGGCGACCTGGGCGTGATGTATCCGGATGGCTATATCAAGCTGAAGGACCGCAGCAAGGACATCATCATTTCCGGTGGCGAGAATATTTCCAGCGTGGAAGTGGAAGATGCGCTATACCACCACCCGCAGGTGCTGGCCGCCGCCGTCATCGCCCAGCCGGACGAAAAATGGGGCGAGACGCCATGCGCCTTCGTCGAACTGCGCGAAGGGGCCAGCGTGACGGAAGCGGAATTGATCGCCTTCTGCAAGAACAACCTGGCCGGATTCAAGGTGCCGAAAGCCATTTATTTCGGTCCCCTGCCCCGCACGTCGACGGGCAAGATCCAGAAGTTTGAATTGCGCAAGCGCATGCAGTCGGACAAGGCCATCGACGTTTAA
- a CDS encoding MFS transporter — MQQFMQRQTQPVMVGEDGLPPGARLWAMLALAIGVGMASLDTAIANTALPAIASELHTTPAASVWIVNVYQLAMVATLLPFSALGEIAGYRRVFISGMLLFTLASLACALAWSLPSLVVARLFQGVGASAMMSVNTALLRALYPKHLLGRAFGNNALVVAVAFAIGPTAASLILATASWPWLFAINVPLGVAGFFLASRMLPATKLSGHTLDARTALYNVGAFGLLILLFGDAAHHASGAVLLAELVAVAVFFALLLRRQAGHAAPMLPIDLFRRPLFLLSSLTAICTFAAQGLAFVSLPFYFEVTLGRSPVETGFLMTPWAVLVAVMAPVAGRLSDRYSPGVLGGIGLAALAGGLLTLVWIPVHPSAFDIGWRMALCGIGFGFFQAPNLKAIMGSAPPERAGGASGVVATSRLIGQATGAALVAYCFTVSAARGTTYALCLAAGFAAVASIASFSRLVVAQPAWQAGKRD, encoded by the coding sequence ATGCAGCAGTTTATGCAGCGGCAAACGCAACCCGTCATGGTGGGCGAGGACGGCTTGCCGCCCGGCGCCCGTTTATGGGCCATGCTGGCGCTGGCCATCGGCGTGGGCATGGCCTCGCTCGATACGGCGATCGCCAACACGGCCTTGCCCGCCATCGCCAGCGAGTTGCACACGACGCCGGCCGCTTCCGTCTGGATCGTCAACGTCTATCAACTGGCCATGGTGGCGACCCTGCTGCCGTTTTCCGCCCTCGGTGAAATCGCCGGCTACCGGCGCGTATTTATCTCCGGCATGCTGTTATTTACCCTGGCGTCGCTCGCCTGTGCGCTGGCCTGGTCTCTGCCGTCGCTGGTGGTGGCAAGGCTGTTTCAAGGCGTCGGCGCCAGCGCCATGATGAGCGTCAACACGGCGCTGCTGCGCGCCCTGTATCCGAAACACTTGCTGGGCCGCGCGTTCGGCAACAATGCGCTGGTGGTGGCCGTCGCGTTCGCCATCGGCCCCACGGCCGCCTCGCTGATCCTGGCGACGGCGTCGTGGCCGTGGCTGTTCGCGATCAACGTGCCGCTGGGCGTGGCCGGCTTTTTCCTCGCTAGCCGCATGCTGCCGGCCACCAAACTGTCTGGCCACACCCTGGATGCGCGCACGGCGCTGTACAACGTGGGCGCCTTCGGCTTGCTCATTTTGCTGTTCGGCGACGCGGCCCATCACGCGTCCGGCGCCGTCCTGCTGGCGGAACTGGTGGCCGTGGCCGTGTTCTTTGCCTTGCTGCTGCGCCGCCAGGCGGGACATGCGGCGCCGATGCTGCCGATCGACCTGTTCCGCCGTCCATTGTTTTTGCTGTCGTCGCTGACGGCCATCTGCACGTTTGCCGCGCAGGGACTGGCGTTCGTCTCGCTACCATTCTATTTTGAAGTCACGCTGGGCCGTTCGCCCGTCGAGACGGGTTTTTTGATGACGCCGTGGGCCGTGCTGGTGGCCGTGATGGCGCCCGTGGCCGGGCGTTTGAGCGACCGTTACTCGCCGGGCGTGCTGGGCGGCATCGGCCTGGCGGCGCTGGCCGGCGGCTTGCTGACACTGGTGTGGATACCGGTGCATCCCAGCGCGTTTGATATCGGCTGGCGCATGGCCTTGTGCGGCATCGGTTTCGGCTTTTTCCAGGCACCCAATCTGAAAGCCATCATGGGCAGCGCGCCGCCCGAGCGGGCAGGCGGCGCCAGCGGCGTGGTGGCCACCTCGCGCCTGATCGGCCAGGCGACGGGCGCCGCGCTGGTCGCCTACTGCTTCACCGTTTCCGCCGCCAGGGGCACGACGTATGCGCTGTGCCTGGCGGCAGGGTTTGCCGCCGTGGCCAGCATCGCCAGTTTTTCGCGCCTGGTGGTGGCGCAGCCGGCGTGGCAGGCCGGCAAGCGCGACTGA
- a CDS encoding Crp/Fnr family transcriptional regulator, protein MNSNDSVERAVPELDSHDWFTALDARHQTLLRTGSVLRHYEAGAFITRRGEPSAHWIGVHTGLIKLAVYNADGRGATFSGVPAGGWCGEGSVLKRELRRYDVVAVRAANIILVPVELFHLLLAESLSFNAFVIRQLNERMGQFIATIQNQRLLAVDAQVAQAIAQLFHPMLYPRTSSVLELSQEEIGLLTGISRQRVNLALGRLAELKLISIAYQSIRVVDLDGLRRYGVASL, encoded by the coding sequence ATGAATAGCAATGATAGTGTAGAGCGTGCCGTGCCGGAACTCGACAGCCATGACTGGTTCACGGCCCTCGACGCGCGGCATCAGACCTTGTTGCGCACCGGCAGCGTGCTCCGGCATTACGAGGCGGGTGCCTTCATCACGCGGCGCGGCGAACCGTCGGCGCACTGGATCGGCGTGCATACGGGCTTGATCAAGCTGGCCGTCTACAACGCCGATGGGCGCGGCGCCACGTTTTCCGGCGTGCCGGCCGGCGGCTGGTGCGGCGAGGGCAGCGTGCTCAAGCGCGAATTGCGCCGCTACGACGTGGTGGCCGTGCGCGCCGCGAACATTATCCTGGTGCCGGTGGAGCTGTTTCATCTGCTGCTGGCCGAGAGCCTTTCCTTCAATGCCTTCGTCATCCGCCAGCTGAACGAACGCATGGGGCAATTCATCGCCACCATCCAGAACCAGCGCCTGCTGGCCGTCGACGCGCAAGTGGCGCAAGCGATCGCGCAGCTGTTCCACCCCATGCTATACCCGCGCACCTCCAGCGTGCTTGAGCTGTCGCAGGAAGAAATCGGCTTGCTGACCGGCATTTCGCGCCAGCGGGTGAACCTGGCCCTGGGTCGCCTGGCCGAATTGAAACTGATCAGCATCGCCTACCAATCGATTCGCGTGGTGGACCTCGATGGCTTGCGCCGCTATGGCGTGGCGTCGCTGTGA
- a CDS encoding multidrug effflux MFS transporter → MKARNLTLVLAGLAMLGPFATDTFLPSFPAIGTHFDVSSVLVQQTLSVYLAAYAFMTLFYGTLSDSFGRRPVILASLLIFAVGSIGAAFAPSFGWLLFFRGMQGASAGAGRVIGQAIVRDTLSGAAAQKMLANIMMVFGIAPAIAPIIGGWLHVAYGWQSTFVFTFAVTVLLALACLKGLPESLAVEQRQPFHPGNIARNYWLALRHRAFLLRSLAVAFAFGGFALYISSAPHFILELLRLPETAFGWMFIPMVAGLVLGSALSGKLAHAVKSTVLVRWGLLAMAATGAINIVYNHWFVASIPFAVVPVMLYAFGMSLALPGMTMSTLDIFPQMRGLAASLQNFVQMLVFALVSGFVAPLLFDSAFKLALGQASAVVLAAVFWWLGSRQGVGQGVTGVIETT, encoded by the coding sequence ATGAAGGCGCGCAACCTGACCCTGGTGCTGGCCGGGCTGGCCATGCTGGGCCCGTTCGCCACCGATACCTTCTTGCCGTCGTTTCCCGCGATCGGCACGCATTTCGACGTCAGCAGCGTGCTGGTGCAGCAGACCCTGAGCGTCTACCTGGCCGCCTACGCCTTCATGACCTTGTTCTATGGCACCTTGTCCGACTCGTTCGGCCGCCGTCCCGTGATTCTCGCTTCCCTGCTGATCTTTGCCGTCGGCTCCATCGGCGCCGCCTTCGCGCCCAGCTTTGGCTGGCTGCTGTTCTTCCGCGGCATGCAGGGCGCCTCGGCGGGAGCGGGCAGGGTCATCGGGCAAGCCATCGTGCGCGACACCCTGTCGGGCGCGGCCGCGCAAAAGATGCTGGCCAATATCATGATGGTATTCGGCATCGCACCCGCCATCGCCCCCATCATCGGCGGCTGGCTGCACGTGGCCTACGGCTGGCAATCGACGTTCGTCTTCACGTTTGCCGTCACGGTGTTGCTGGCGCTTGCCTGCCTGAAAGGTTTGCCGGAAAGTTTAGCCGTCGAGCAACGCCAACCCTTCCACCCCGGCAACATCGCGCGCAATTACTGGCTGGCCTTGCGCCACCGGGCGTTCCTCTTGCGTTCGCTGGCCGTGGCCTTCGCCTTTGGCGGCTTCGCCCTGTACATCTCCTCGGCCCCGCATTTCATTCTGGAATTGCTGCGCCTGCCGGAAACGGCGTTTGGCTGGATGTTCATCCCCATGGTGGCCGGTCTGGTGCTGGGTTCGGCGCTGTCGGGCAAGCTGGCCCATGCGGTAAAAAGCACCGTGCTGGTGCGCTGGGGCTTGCTGGCCATGGCGGCCACGGGGGCGATTAACATTGTTTACAACCACTGGTTCGTGGCCAGCATCCCGTTCGCCGTCGTGCCCGTGATGCTGTACGCGTTTGGCATGTCGCTGGCCTTGCCGGGCATGACCATGTCGACGCTCGACATTTTCCCGCAGATGCGGGGCCTGGCCGCGTCCTTGCAAAACTTCGTGCAAATGCTGGTGTTTGCGCTGGTGTCCGGTTTTGTCGCACCATTGCTGTTCGACAGCGCATTCAAGCTGGCGCTGGGACAGGCGTCGGCCGTCGTGCTGGCCGCCGTATTCTGGTGGCTGGGCAGCCGCCAAGGGGTGGGGCAGGGCGTGACGGGGGTTATTGAAACAACATGA
- a CDS encoding SCO family protein has translation MKRRLFLLAGTAGLLTLAACEQAPKPHYNGLDLTGGDYKPDFKLSGPDGKVYTLADFKGKYVMVFFGFTQCPDVCPTALSRALEIRQKLGADGDKLQVIFISIDPERDTPELLGEYMRAFDPSFLGLRTDPKNTAQTAFNYKVFYRRVPSGSSYTMDHTAISYVLDTEGRMRLGLKHQLTGDECVQDIKTLMKSKYTL, from the coding sequence ATGAAACGTCGTCTTTTCCTTCTCGCCGGCACGGCGGGATTGCTTACGCTTGCCGCTTGCGAACAAGCACCGAAACCCCATTACAACGGCCTCGACCTGACGGGAGGCGATTACAAGCCCGACTTCAAGTTGAGCGGCCCCGACGGCAAGGTCTACACCCTGGCCGACTTCAAGGGCAAGTATGTGATGGTCTTCTTTGGCTTCACGCAATGCCCGGACGTCTGCCCGACAGCCTTGTCGCGCGCGCTGGAAATCCGCCAGAAACTGGGCGCCGATGGGGATAAACTGCAGGTGATCTTCATCAGCATCGATCCCGAGCGCGATACGCCCGAGCTGCTGGGCGAATACATGCGCGCCTTCGACCCCAGCTTCCTGGGCTTGCGCACGGATCCGAAGAACACGGCGCAGACGGCCTTCAATTACAAGGTCTTCTACCGCCGCGTGCCGAGCGGCAGCTCGTACACGATGGACCACACGGCCATCAGCTATGTGCTCGATACGGAAGGGCGCATGCGCCTGGGCCTGAAACACCAGTTGACGGGCGACGAGTGCGTGCAGGACATCAAGACCCTGATGAAATCGAAATACACCTTATAA
- a CDS encoding BlaI/MecI/CopY family transcriptional regulator, translating into MLKNTSTPHPTAAELDLLRILWQRGPSDARAVYDALAVERADASYATVLRQLQLMHGKGLLSRDESQRPQLYAAVEAQEKLQTSLLKDLIGKVFSGSGKALVLTALREHVSDAERLEIEKILRSKDGKAP; encoded by the coding sequence ATGTTAAAAAATACCTCCACTCCCCATCCCACGGCCGCCGAACTGGACCTGCTGCGCATCCTGTGGCAACGCGGTCCGTCCGACGCGCGCGCCGTGTATGACGCGCTGGCGGTCGAGCGTGCCGACGCCAGCTACGCCACCGTGCTGCGCCAGTTGCAGCTGATGCATGGCAAGGGCTTGCTGAGCCGCGACGAAAGCCAGCGGCCGCAGCTGTATGCAGCCGTCGAGGCGCAGGAAAAGCTGCAAACGAGTCTGCTCAAGGACTTGATCGGCAAGGTGTTTTCCGGTTCCGGCAAGGCGCTGGTGCTGACGGCGCTGCGCGAACACGTGAGCGACGCGGAACGGCTGGAAATTGAAAAGATCCTGCGCAGCAAGGATGGCAAGGCGCCATGA
- a CDS encoding DUF2946 domain-containing protein: MKRKQWHMWFACLAILLNALSPSLSYAFSALHANANNAAVEICSASGAVYTQADLAPAVKSTTDSVLHHIEHCPFCMSHAGSAALPPPTLSPLAVITGHDHYPPLFCQAPRVPFAWLGASPRGPPLTA, encoded by the coding sequence TTGAAACGCAAACAGTGGCACATGTGGTTCGCCTGCCTGGCGATACTGCTCAATGCGCTGTCGCCGTCCCTGTCGTATGCGTTTTCCGCGCTGCACGCAAACGCGAACAATGCCGCCGTCGAGATCTGCTCGGCCAGCGGCGCCGTCTACACGCAAGCGGACCTGGCGCCGGCCGTCAAATCCACCACCGATTCCGTACTGCACCACATCGAGCATTGCCCGTTCTGCATGAGCCATGCGGGCAGCGCGGCCCTGCCGCCGCCGACCTTGTCTCCGCTGGCCGTCATCACGGGCCACGACCACTATCCGCCATTGTTCTGCCAGGCACCGCGAGTACCGTTCGCGTGGCTGGGCGCCAGCCCGCGCGGCCCGCCTTTGACTGCCTGA